Within Lolium rigidum isolate FL_2022 chromosome 5, APGP_CSIRO_Lrig_0.1, whole genome shotgun sequence, the genomic segment TCAGCATGACAACTTTAATTTCTTACACTAATGATTCTGTATAGTGTATACTGTTATCCGACTTAATCTTGAGTCTGGAACTTCACATTTATTTTGTCAGTAATGGTAACTAACTAACCATATCCTGATTTTCTCAAGCCATCAAATAacatataattgattaatttcTTTCAGGGAGGGAAAGGAATCACAGATCTAAAACCTGTCCTTCAGGTAAAGGTCTATTTGTGTAGAATgcctttcaatagaagaaacttccACATGCATGACTTTGTAATATTCATTTGCTCTTTTTGACAGAACATTTTTGGGGAAAACCTAGTAGAAAAGGATGAACTTCTGGAAACATTCTCAAAGGAATGTGACtatataaggtacctttatttacAGATCCCAACAGCTGCATTTCTGTATTACTTCTGGAGTCAGGGTGGGACTTATTTTTTCATCTGTGCAGTGATGTTGTGAAGAATGGTACCCCTATTAAACATTATGCCTCGGACGAAGATGATTTGGCAGTTGAGGTAGGTATTCTTTTTGAACTGCCAGATGAGTGATTTGATTGATGACATTTTGTTGACTTGGTTCTTAAACTTAGCTCATAAATGAAGTTCTTTAAAGAGATGTTTACCTATCAAGATCTATTACTTAGTATATTAAGATGCAGTTTTGCATTGATGCTTCTGCAGAGTAAATGTTCATGTGATTGCGAGAATATTACTTCTCCAGTTTCAGAATTCTGTGTGGATATCTAGTTTAGATCTAAACTAGTTGCATTCAAACTGTTGCCATCCTCCTTTTGTTTTATTTGAGATATTAACATACTCATTTAGGGCTGCTTTTGTCCTGAGTTTGATCTGCTTTTTTGTTTCTAGATTGTTCGAGTTGAACTCCAAGGTGCTGCTGCATTTCTTTATTCCCGTCTGATATCACTTGTTCTGCTTCTGGTTGAAGGTAACTGAAAGGTTTAGAGTATAGTGGTCAAATCAGTTTGGAGCCTTCTTCTAACACCATTGCACTCTAGGTTCCACACCTATAGATATCACAGAACATGGATGGGAAATGCTCCTTGTAGTGAAGAAGGCAGCACTGGAGTCATCTGCTTCAAAATATCAGTTACTAGGCTTTGCAGCCTTCCATCATTTTTATCGTTACCCTGAGAGCACGCGCTTGCGTATAAGTCAGGTTGGACCCCTATTGCATCTTGAACTGTCTATTTCATGTGTCTGCACTATTTCTGTTATATATGTAGTCATTTTCTTTGAAGCAAGCTTATATATTCTGTTACATCAGATGTTTGACCTACTTCAACATAATTGCATAAGCTTATTTTTGGGAAGTAAAGTGGTTGTCCTGCTTTGGATGTTCTGCTGATATGTTACTTTTGCTTTCACAGATACTGGTCTTGCCACCTTATCAGGGTGAAGGCTACGGGCGTTGTCTTCTCGAGTCCATCAATTCCATCGCAGAATCTGAGAACATATATGATGTAACCATAGAAGACCCTTCTGATTATCTGCAGTATGTACGTTCGTCCATCGACTGTCTCCGTCTTCTCACCTTTGAGCCAATCAAGCCTGCTCTTGGTGACATGATCTTGTCCCTGGAGGGGACCAACCTGTCAAAAAGGACCGGCAGTTTGACAATGGCTCCACCGACTGACCTGGCTGAGACTGTACGACTGAAGCTGAAGATCAACAAGAAGCAGTTCCTGCGGTGCTGGGAGATCCTGATCTATGTACACCTTGATTCCGAGGACCGCAAGTGCATTGACAACTTCAGGGCCTGCATCTACGACCGCACCAAGGGCGAGTTGCTTGGTGGTGCCTCTGGAACCAACGGGAAGCGGCTTGTCCAAATGGCAACTAGTTTTGATGAGGAATCATCATTTGCTGTGTACTGGACAAAGGAGGGTGCAGACTCAGATGATCAGACGGTCGAGCAGCAGCCAGAAGATCTCAAGACTCAGGAGGAGCAGCTGAATGAGCTGGTGGAAAACCAGATTGATGAGATCGTTGAGGTCGCCAAGAACGTTAGATCACGTGGCAAGGATAAGTTGACGGCTTGATCGTGTGAGCTAGGTTCTTCGCTTGGTGAAAGATCATCTGTAGCTCGAGGATAGATAGTGGAAAAAATGTTAACGGGAGGTTATTTCGATGTGGAGAATTGTGTCATTCAGACTTTTTGACCAGAATGTTATATTATTATGCTTCTGCTTCAACTTTGTAAGAATGCGGTGACACCTCATGTTATTTTAATCACCTGTTGGAAAACAATTAAATATAACTGCAACATGCTAGTATCATACTACCTCTCCCTCTATCCTGTGAAAGTTAACttatatttatctaaatttagatacatTTAGACATTATTTAGTGTgtgaatacatctaaatttagacaaatttaagATTTTAAGGTAAGTTTCATGAGATGGAGGGTATAGTATTGAAAAAGCAACGGCATTGGTATCTAAATTTCGATGTTCATAGCAAAAAGTGTTTTTGactcccgagctccagtgctcttgccatttaaaaaaattaaaagataTTTTTACAACTtaccaaaaaatctgaaaataattttgGGGACTTTCAATGATACATCTCATGTAAAATCTCAACCCTAAATTCGTTTTATTTTGTGCTAGACAagaatgacaaaatctgatatgtttttagagatttgaaaatgactactcagatctacacttttgtcatttttgtgtagatcaGAATATAAAGTATTCGAAGTTGATATTTTACAAGTTTGTGGAATACAACATTGACTATATACAGATTTATTTTCGGATTTGTTTGAagcttaaaaatatgattttttatttttttaaagaaaCAGGGCCCATGTGCACCAATCTCGTCCTGTATATAGTTACTAATCtaagacatgtttcatgggaGTA encodes:
- the LOC124653823 gene encoding probable histone acetyltransferase type B catalytic subunit; the encoded protein is MALKQKGSAAAAAADGNKRRRVGFAGIDAGTEANDCMQVFIARNSDDVGSEDSISLEPFDLNHFFGEDGKIYGYTDLKINVWISAISLHAYAEISFKETSDGGKGITDLKPVLQNIFGENLVEKDELLETFSKECDYISDVVKNGTPIKHYASDEDDLAVEIVRVELQGAAAFLYSRLISLVLLLVEGSTPIDITEHGWEMLLVVKKAALESSASKYQLLGFAAFHHFYRYPESTRLRISQILVLPPYQGEGYGRCLLESINSIAESENIYDVTIEDPSDYLQYVRSSIDCLRLLTFEPIKPALGDMILSLEGTNLSKRTGSLTMAPPTDLAETVRLKLKINKKQFLRCWEILIYVHLDSEDRKCIDNFRACIYDRTKGELLGGASGTNGKRLVQMATSFDEESSFAVYWTKEGADSDDQTVEQQPEDLKTQEEQLNELVENQIDEIVEVAKNVRSRGKDKLTA